The Myxocyprinus asiaticus isolate MX2 ecotype Aquarium Trade chromosome 6, UBuf_Myxa_2, whole genome shotgun sequence region agtgtgttactgtggagacctagtgcatgtggattctctgtggcatccatgcacaattcaccatgtgccacactgagagtgagaaccacacattatagccaccatgaggaggttaccccaatgtgactctacccaccctagcaactgggcagattggttgcttaagaagcctgactggagtcactcagcatgccctggatttgaacttgcgactccaggtgtggtagtcagcgtctttacttgctgagctaaccaGTCCCCCCCCTATATTTTCAGTTCTTAAAAaccagattacagttacagactttcaattaattgaagtacattatagggttaagcttatttctaatatattatttatgtagaatacatgaactATTTCCCTGTaacaagtcattgtgaaggagaaatgtgaggtgctgctGAGTGTATGTCTTGTGTGTAACaataaacaagaaagaaatatagacattattttgaatttgttgagtggaaaagtattttagaaagtaactagtaatgtaatttacccaacactgactgTAGGGAATGCTAGGTGATTAATCCAAATCGTTCCATCATTTACATGCAATAACAATCCTCAGTGTTAAAGGAAACAAGGGGAAAGTAAGAGATTATAATTAATCAGggctgggagggttacttttgaaatgtattccactacaggttacagaatacatgctgtaaaatgtaatttgtaatgtattccgttagattactcaaggtcagtaacgcaaTCGATATACTTTGGATTTCTTCTCCAGCACTTGATTTGACTATAAAACATCTGCCAGAACtgtaagataaaatacacatgttaaaaatacattctctgaaacaagcctaaatatcttatgcagtgttgcttctaaaacaaaataaagcaaattGATATAGATAACAAATAATATGTGGAATTGTATTCAGTGTTTCACTGGAAAAATTAAATTGGTCATCTTACCCCTAACCTGGGGCATGTTGACCCACTAGatcacatttttattaaatgctaTGTTTGTGGCTTTAACTGTCAGACTCATTTTTATAATATCAAGTGATAGCACACGCATTGAAATAAAGGTAGCTCTATTCATTTAGCCTCTGTCTAATTTTTCCTTGAATAAGAGACAACATATATAACAATCggctcatcttaccccactctccaCTATGCATGTTGGGCTATGATGACAAAGGTCACGAGAGTGGACTGTAGGGTTACCATGGTTTCCGCATTCCTTTATCTGTGTTGGAGGAAGTCAACTAAACAAGTCGTTTTCGACTTGTTGGAAACAGATACCGAAGTTGACCAATCAAAATTTTGCGAAGATAGTCGAAATTATGTACGAATATTGTATGGAGAACCCGAGAGATGAAAACAGCTGGATGGCTCTCAGTGTACCTACCATCTACAACAGCATGGCGTCTGCTGTAAGTGAATATTGTTGTGCTTTTCACCTTTAGGCCAACATCAATATGCAAAATagatacatataaataaatgtaagaacAAATATAAATCACGGTTTAGTATGCAAGTagaggtatatatatataaaaaaaaaaaaaaaaaaaaaaaaaaaattcaggatgCAAATATTACAGACATGCCACGTCAATACGACTTCAGAATTCATAACTTGACACGGCGTCTGAAAAACGCGACGCTCCTGAACGAGAAGCTGAAAAATCAGACGCGGACAACGGTCAAAAACGTCGATCTAGCGCCTGTTTACATAGAcataaacaattgaaaaacagggcGGACGGAACCAAACGCGTTcgttgtgaacggcccctaactgtACATTGTGTAAATTTAGCTGATGTATCATTACAGTGTAACTGGCCCCTCCAGAGCAAGAGAACGACGACAGATCTTATACCACCATCTGGAGGTGAGTGCACTTTTATACAAGACTAGTGATGGTTTTCTTGCTGACTTGTAAGGACGATTTATCTTGATGGCTTGTTTCAACACAGGTGCCTCTTCGTTTGAAGAGAGTGACAAGGTAAGGGTTTTAACTTTTCTTACTGCCATTATAGGTCTAGTCTACTTGTCTACTTGTAGTAGACTAGACAGAATGTCTGCATAGGTAACTttaaattacattacataacATAACAATTGTCTATTGATTGATACAGAATGTCTGCACAGGTAACTTTAGATTACATAACATAACCATTGTCTATTGATCCTCTTGTGTGAATATTTTGTGCTCACAGGACATCTATATTACTCAGTTAATACATCGACTGGAAAGTCTGTCCATGTCTACAGTAGTGAACACACAGCAGGTATCATGATTCTGCAACTACCAGTGTATTGGAGTAttgcataattataattattatgatatacgtaatatataaattatattctgTAATGTCTGTAGATAATGCATGCACAGTGGTCCCAAAATGGGACACTTGAATGAATTTGGACACTTGTATGACAAATGTCTGAGTGTCATTGCAtgacataacaaaatatcaaagtggTTAATATTTTAAGGCAAATAACACAAAAATGCTATTTAAGCAAACATTTCAGTCTCGGTTCAGTTCAAGATGgtaaggttttaaatgataaaacaatagatatactgttcaaaggGTCACTGActtgcttaaagggttagttcacccaaaaatgaaaattctctcatcattttctcaccctcatgcaatcccagatgtgtgtgacttactttcttctgctgaacacaaagatatttataagaatatctcagctctgtaggtccatacaatgcaaataaatggtgaccagaactccaaaagctccacaAACGGAGATAaaatcagtataaaagtaatccatatgacttctgtggtttaatcaatgtcttctgtagcgatccagttggttttgggtgagaatagaccaaaatagaCCTTTTTCCCTGTACATCTTGAGAGCAGTCTCCttgatgatcatgatttcaagctcgattacacttcctatagcaccatgcacatgcatcaagcgctaggaagtgtaatcgagcttgaaatcatgatcgtgtctagACACTGCTatggcaagatgtaaagtgaaaaagagttacattttggtctattctcacccaaaaccaactggatcgcttcagaagacaatgACTAAAtcacaggagtcttatggattacttttatgcttactttacctcctttttggagcttttggagttctggtcactattcactttgtgtatggacctacagagctgaaatattcttctaaaatctttctttctgttcagcagaagaaagaaagtcatacacatctgggatgacatgagggtgagtaaatgatgagaggattttcatttttgggtgaactattcctttaatactttcACTAAAATGAtctaaatctaataaaaaaaaactacaaattaATACACTGGTTAAAAGGAATTCCAAAAATGGCTAGGAAAAGTAAAATCATTTCTGAGAAAAGATCAAGCATCATTTGTATGCAGATGCAACATGGTTTTAAATGTTATCTAATTTCAGAAGGGTTGCTGAAGTGTCCAAAGAATGAAGTCACTGTATATTTCAATGAGTATCACAGATTgcaatgcattttgtttttgtagGTACCTTTATTAGCCAGCATTTCTAGTGCTTATTTGGGACAGGAACCAACCACCTGTTGCAGCCAAACCAAGTCTTCCCAAGTGTAAGTATATACTGACTTCTTATTGGACCCATCACGCATTGACAGCCATCACCAGATGGGTCGTCTAAGTCTAGagcattttgaaatatttgtcCTAGTTACGTTTGCAGTGGCAATGTTATGTGTGTCAGGTGTTATATTACCTACCTATTTGTTTTAGGTGCATGTTAGACAGAACTTGGCACTGGGGCTTGTTGTGTTTGCCAGGAATCTTAACCTTCTGTTGAACTGAATGTAGCCTACTGTAGCTTTGTATAGTCCTGCAACACTAGACTTCTCACACTTTGCTAACCTGGAACTGATACTCCATGGCACAATACTTTGAAATCTATTCAAGAGGTTAAATGGCATCTAGAGAACAGTTTATCTAATCATTGCTTTTTTAAACTACAGTAATTATTTTCTTTAGCTTGATGCAGCATCAAAAAACCCAGTTAAGGATGCTGTCACACAGATGGCAGAGGCTTGGTCTTCAACCTCCAATCCCCTGGGGCTTGGAAGAACACATATCTGAACATCATAAACCTGTGGTTGAAACCACACAAGAATTGGAAATCAGGCCCATAGAGGTCACTCGCTTTGTCTCTCTAAGGGACATAAGATCTGATGAGATAAATATAATCAGAGACTCACATAGTGTAAGTTCGGACAGCCTTGATGATGGACCTCTTGAGCCCAGTGTACCTGAACAATGCATCAAAGTGTCAGTTCAGTCTGAAGACAGTGACCTCTCTGACCAAGAGAAAGACAGTTTTTCTATCTCAAAGTGGGCACCTCCTGTAGAATTGGACCTAAGGCCAGACTCATTCGACAGAGATCTAGATTCTTCAGAGGCCGCAGAAGCAGAGCAAATTTATCCTGAGGTTTTCCCAGTTCCACTAAAAGATCTGGACTTCAATCAGTCCCATTTCTCAGAGTTGGAGAGTCAAGAAAACATGAATTTAAGCGACCCTTGTCTCACAGCTATGGTTGCACGTGTGATAAAGCTGGAGAGACTTGAGGCTGCAACTATACAAAAAGAGCAAGCAAAAGTTTTTCGATCTCGTCCAGCAACTGGTTTGGTACGAATTGCCAATCGTCTGAAACCAGTGGAAATCCCTTGTTCTAATAAAGAACACTCAAGCACTAGAAGCAATAATTCAATTTTAGATGATTTAACAAAACTCACCCTTTTTTCAAGGTCTCAATCACTGTCTAGGCATAATACTTGCCCCTTATCAAATGGGAGGGTATGTAATGGAGTCCAAGAACCACCTACTTTACTCAAGAAACCTCAGTCAAGTGCTGTCAAATTAAGAGAGACTAAAGGCCAGGCTTATGATTTTGATGTTCATTTGAGTGAGTCAAAATACAATAGTTCCAAGAGGCACAAACCCACAAAGAAAGCCATGCAAAAGACCTCTGACAAAACTAGTGTTCCTGCTAAAGTTCAATATAGGAaaacatgattaattattttgaatGTGCTTTAagctttaacattttttaattgatcaaatttgttatttttttgatggcatgtaatacagtattttttttctttgataaTTTTATCTTTTTGTATTAAGGACAAATGTGTGTTATGTCagttgactttaaagggatagtttacccaaaaatgaaaattatctcatcatttactcacccctcatgccatctcagatgtgtttgactttcttctgctgaacacaaacaaaggtttttagaaaaatatctgaactctgtaggtccatacaatgcaagtcaatggtgaccagaccttcaaaaataaaaataaaaaaatcacaaaggcagcataaaagtaatccatatgacctcagtggttaaatatgtcttctaaagcatacAGAttgacatttaagtcctttttttattataaatctccactttcatagtgtaaaggtgaaagtggagatttatagtaaaaaaggattgaaatcttgacctgtttctcacccagtgattgcatcacttcagaatacatatatttaaccattggagtcatatgggttacttttatgctgcctttttgtgatttttggagcttcaaagttctggtcaccattcacttgcattgtatggacctacagagctgagatattcctttaaaaatatctgtttgtgttcagcagaagaaagtaagtcatacacatcagggatggcatgaaagtaagTAAATTACATGAGAAAttttattattgggtgaactaacccgtTGAATCAGCTAAATTAATGTTATATAGAACAATGAAAAGACATTAgacaatatgtcattttaaatttCACCATTTATTAATAGTTTGGTGTGATTCTGCAAAATGAACATTATTGGAatttaaatttcacacaaaataaacacattgtTATGCTGTGCACTGTTGTTGTAGGCAATGTCTCCCATGTGTGGATGAGTAGATGAGCTCTTGAAAGGCACTTCAATAATAGAGTAGGACAGCAGCTGGCAGTCAGGATATCTCTCACACTTGGTGTCATATGTGGTCATGAGAGTAGGGAAGAATTTTTAGACTTACCCTGAAATGGAATTGAAATGGTTAGTTTGGGATAAAAACTTTTGTGGGTGAcatgcaaacatatttttcaaaaacaaaagtaaaattaTTACCTTCTGGTTGCTAAATTTGGCATACAACAATTTTGTATGACTGTTGCACCATTAATAATAGAGGAATTTTAATTCTAAACATTCATTGCTTGCAAATTTAGGAAAAATGCATCAGGTGTAGGCATAGGGTTATACTGCATAAATAACTTTCATTTGGATTAGCTTGAATTATTTGCTCAAAAGTGCCTCTTAAGAAAGTCATATTTTAGAAAACATTTAGGCGGAAAAAATAATAGCAGAGTCTTTAACTTTGTCAGACTGTACATAGGC contains the following coding sequences:
- the LOC127442138 gene encoding uncharacterized protein LOC127442138, which produces MYEYCMENPRDENSWMALSVPTIYNSMASACNWPLQSKRTTTDLIPPSGGASSFEESDKDIYITQLIHRLESLSMSTVVNTQQVPLLASISSAYLGQEPTTCCSQTKSSQVLMQHQKTQLRMLSHRWQRLGLQPPIPWGLEEHISEHHKPVVETTQELEIRPIEVTRFVSLRDIRSDEINIIRDSHSVSSDSLDDGPLEPSVPEQCIKVSVQSEDSDLSDQEKDSFSISKWAPPVELDLRPDSFDRDLDSSEAAEAEQIYPEVFPVPLKDLDFNQSHFSELESQENMNLSDPCLTAMVARVIKLERLEAATIQKEQAKVFRSRPATGLVRIANRLKPVEIPCSNKEHSSTRSNNSILDDLTKLTLFSRSQSLSRHNTCPLSNGRVCNGVQEPPTLLKKPQSSAVKLRETKGQAYDFDVHLSESKYNSSKRHKPTKKAMQKTSDKTSVPAKVQYRKT